Proteins encoded in a region of the Ptychodera flava strain L36383 chromosome 4, AS_Pfla_20210202, whole genome shotgun sequence genome:
- the LOC139130828 gene encoding thioredoxin domain-containing protein 9-like, whose product MAGTADAALQQQLMKVTEIIEGQVDAEIERLDQMDDDDMEKLRQRRLAAMKKEHEQKQEWLKIGHGQYSELPGEREFFDECKKSKHVVCHFYKDSTFRCKIVDKHLSILAPKHIETRFLKINAEKSPFLAERLRIKVIPTMALIKDGKTCDYVVGFDDVGGTDDFPTEMLEWRLGCAGVINYSGNLTEPPLPGGKSKSILKSKPKKTIRGTVEDDSDDEW is encoded by the exons ATGGCAGGCACCGCAGATGCTGCACTGCAGCAGCAGCTTATGAAAGTGACAGAAATCATTGAGGGACAAGTGGATgcagaaattgaaagacttgatCAAATGGATGATGACGACATGGAAAAGCTGAGACAGCGCCGCCTGGCAGCGATGAAGAAGGAACATGAACAAAAACAGGAATGGCTGAAAATTGGACATGGACAGTACTCAGAGTTGCCGGGCGAGAGGGAGTTCTTTGATGAATGTAAAAAGAGCAAACATGTAGTGTGCCATTTTTACAAAGACAGTACCTTCCGTTGTAAAATTGTGGATAAGCACCTTTCAATCCTGGCGCCTAAACATATCGAGACGCGCTTCCTGAAAATCAATGCGGAGAAAAGCCCATTCCTGGCAGAGAGACTTAGAATCAAAGTCATTCCAACGATGGCATTGATCAAAGATGGGAAAACGTGTGACTATGTTGTAGG ATTTGATGATGTTGGTGGGACAGACGACTTTCCAACAGAGATGCTGGAATGGCGACTAGGCTGTGCAGGAGTCATCAACTATTCTGGAAACCTGACGGAGCCACCACTGCCTGGTGGCAAGTCCAAGTCAATACTTAAAAGCAAACCCAAGAAGACCATCAGAGGAACAGTAGAAGATGATTCAGATGATGAATGGTGA